The following are from one region of the Halorussus rarus genome:
- a CDS encoding Na+/H+ antiporter NhaC family protein, whose amino-acid sequence MADTGADEPPEESVAEELADARRARTGDRIEFRGGPAASAIPIGLFILWAIFQSGVLRVSDTTGLVVGMLVSLIVGMFFARGDWKTYANTIFEGMTQRVAATAIVAWLWAGMFAETIQVGGFVGGLVWAAEALSVGPALFPAVTFVLAALLATGIGTGYGTVIAFTGLFFPAGVLLGANPTLLFGAILSGAVFGDNLAPVSDTTIVSAVTQDADIGGVVASRFKYALLAAVPAFAGYLVAGSVMAGADVAGSADVLAGQAEPLGLVHLASIGVVIATAVSGRHIVEAISWGLVVAVAANLLFGLASPAELLLFRAPADVTLARSLSALPVVTTVPPTSDRVAVSGAFYDGAAGFFPLIVLTLLIVAGARIMIRGGGFEAIQDWLLSRVATSVRRAETTMVLGTASVNAMITINTAAEIAIAPYVARIGERFNVNGYRRANILDANTSALGYIFPWAGGVLVGYTEMRGLVGAEEFGWFTRELLVNPVEVFPFVFHGWLLFGVFVVSALTGFGLEYTTDRESEEVARV is encoded by the coding sequence ATGGCGGACACGGGAGCCGACGAGCCACCGGAGGAATCGGTCGCCGAGGAACTGGCCGACGCCAGGCGGGCGCGGACGGGGGACCGCATCGAGTTCCGCGGCGGGCCCGCGGCCAGCGCGATCCCCATCGGACTGTTCATCCTGTGGGCCATCTTCCAGAGCGGCGTCCTGCGGGTGAGCGACACGACCGGCCTGGTGGTCGGGATGCTGGTGTCGCTAATCGTCGGGATGTTCTTCGCGAGGGGCGACTGGAAGACCTACGCAAACACTATCTTCGAGGGGATGACCCAGCGCGTGGCCGCGACCGCCATCGTGGCGTGGCTCTGGGCGGGCATGTTCGCCGAGACGATACAGGTCGGGGGCTTCGTCGGCGGCCTCGTCTGGGCCGCCGAGGCGCTGTCGGTCGGCCCGGCGCTGTTCCCGGCGGTCACGTTCGTGCTGGCGGCGCTGCTGGCGACCGGCATCGGGACGGGCTACGGGACCGTCATCGCGTTCACGGGCCTGTTCTTCCCGGCGGGCGTGCTGCTGGGAGCGAATCCGACGCTGCTGTTCGGGGCCATCCTCTCGGGCGCGGTGTTCGGCGACAACCTCGCGCCGGTCTCGGACACGACCATCGTGAGCGCGGTGACCCAGGACGCCGACATCGGCGGCGTGGTCGCCTCGCGGTTCAAGTACGCCCTGCTCGCGGCCGTTCCGGCGTTCGCGGGCTACCTGGTCGCCGGGTCGGTGATGGCCGGTGCCGACGTCGCGGGGAGCGCCGACGTGCTGGCCGGCCAGGCCGAGCCGCTCGGGCTGGTCCACCTCGCGTCCATCGGCGTCGTCATCGCCACCGCCGTCAGCGGGCGCCACATCGTGGAGGCCATCTCGTGGGGGCTGGTGGTCGCGGTGGCCGCGAACCTCCTGTTCGGCCTCGCGTCGCCCGCCGAACTGCTGCTGTTCCGGGCGCCCGCGGACGTGACACTCGCCCGGAGCCTCTCGGCGCTCCCGGTCGTGACGACCGTCCCGCCGACGTCCGACCGGGTCGCGGTCTCGGGCGCCTTCTACGACGGCGCGGCCGGCTTCTTCCCGCTCATCGTCCTGACGCTGCTCATCGTGGCCGGCGCCCGCATCATGATCCGGGGCGGCGGCTTCGAGGCCATCCAGGACTGGCTGCTCTCGCGGGTGGCCACCAGCGTCCGCCGGGCCGAGACCACGATGGTGCTGGGCACGGCGTCGGTCAACGCGATGATCACCATCAACACCGCCGCGGAGATCGCCATCGCGCCGTACGTCGCCCGCATCGGCGAGCGGTTCAACGTCAACGGCTACCGCCGGGCCAACATCCTCGACGCCAACACGTCGGCGCTGGGCTACATCTTCCCGTGGGCGGGCGGCGTGCTCGTGGGCTACACCGAGATGCGGGGGCTGGTCGGCGCCGAGGAGTTCGGGTGGTTCACCCGCGAACTGCTGGTCAACCCCGTCGAGGTGTTCCCCTTCGTCTTCCACGGCTGGCTCCTGTTCGGGGTGTTCGTCGTCTCGGCGCTGACCGGCTTCGGACTGGAGTACACCACCGACCGCGAGTCCGAGGAGGTGGCCCGGGTATGA
- a CDS encoding DUF7513 family protein, with the protein MTVREKYLAGLGFRTNTPSFAPGQEISAFVTGYDGDVPVVRVGDTVLRVDDAPADALDTRVRLRVEEFDESAHRGRASYLETVGESSF; encoded by the coding sequence ATGACCGTCCGCGAGAAGTACCTCGCCGGCCTGGGCTTCCGGACGAACACGCCCTCGTTCGCGCCGGGCCAGGAGATCTCGGCGTTCGTGACGGGGTACGACGGCGACGTTCCGGTCGTCCGGGTCGGCGACACCGTCCTGCGCGTCGACGACGCGCCGGCGGACGCGCTCGACACCCGGGTCAGGCTCCGCGTCGAGGAGTTCGACGAGTCGGCTCATCGCGGCCGGGCGAGCTACCTGGAGACGGTCGGCGAGTCGTCGTTCTGA
- a CDS encoding uS10/mL48 family ribosomal protein, which translates to MTFVTRIRLQSGNRPALENVVDEIRSTAERKGAELRGPHSAPPEQFTVPQYKSTSGDENRQFRSWDYTVYTRQMEIVGHNALARQVAEFDFPDGVHVEVELEQIEQMA; encoded by the coding sequence ATGACCTTCGTAACAAGAATCCGGCTCCAGAGCGGCAACCGCCCCGCGCTGGAGAACGTGGTGGACGAGATCCGCTCGACCGCCGAGCGGAAGGGCGCGGAGCTCCGCGGCCCGCACTCCGCCCCGCCAGAACAGTTCACGGTACCGCAGTACAAGTCGACGTCGGGCGACGAGAACCGACAGTTCCGATCCTGGGACTACACGGTGTACACCCGACAGATGGAGATCGTCGGCCACAACGCGCTGGCCCGGCAGGTCGCCGAGTTCGACTTCCCCGACGGCGTCCACGTCGAGGTCGAACTCGAACAGATCGAGCAGATGGCCTGA
- a CDS encoding bis(5'-nucleosyl)-tetraphosphatase: MTVEATSAGAILYRDTRDRREYLLLKSRPGDWEFPKGGVEGDEELQQTAIREVKEEAGIKDFRLLDGFRDDYDYVFEANGNTIHKTVHLFVAKSYEASAELSHEHRDHQWRDYEQAINTITQDGPREILEDAHEFLNEKEENGDV, encoded by the coding sequence ATGACGGTTGAAGCCACGTCCGCGGGTGCGATCCTCTACAGGGATACCCGCGACCGCCGCGAATACCTCCTCCTCAAGTCCCGTCCGGGCGACTGGGAGTTCCCCAAGGGCGGGGTGGAGGGGGACGAAGAGCTACAGCAGACGGCCATACGCGAAGTGAAAGAAGAGGCCGGAATCAAGGACTTCCGGCTGCTCGACGGTTTCCGCGACGATTACGACTACGTCTTCGAGGCCAACGGCAACACCATCCACAAGACGGTCCACCTGTTCGTCGCCAAGTCCTACGAGGCGAGCGCGGAGCTCTCCCACGAGCACCGCGACCACCAGTGGCGCGACTACGAGCAGGCCATCAACACCATCACGCAGGACGGACCCCGCGAGATCCTCGAGGACGCCCACGAGTTCCTCAACGAGAAGGAGGAGAACGGCGACGTCTGA
- a CDS encoding DUF5787 family protein, whose translation MSDADDGAPAAGADPEFVFELRTCRWVERAWPPGESAAGEAGADAEGPGCPAIVARQLGTKRRRWDTLVVEVDPDALRRRASFGARRLDSDLLDVIPHAPADWEWYRDALPDPGYPWRYVRESIHRADDRGILDVRRRNNRIQIRRRWAYPDWVRRIVAVENKPDLDASAARDLAAQLEYDVALALADEVWVATRATGERVEPALLESVPVEAGILTLDFETGEDSVEWFPRGLDVEAPGTRILERGEETKYGSSASRFEYADPEWKAHKRLEIAERAYEKGWRAFAETMRPDCRHFELRRDGRTLLPYCAAKDCHQTSSECSGSCPEFSPEPPQWRTKGWPIEGGPGKGIRKLLEDRRERNRPD comes from the coding sequence GTGAGCGACGCCGACGACGGCGCGCCGGCAGCGGGCGCCGACCCGGAGTTCGTCTTCGAGCTGCGGACCTGCCGGTGGGTCGAGCGCGCGTGGCCGCCCGGCGAGAGCGCGGCCGGCGAGGCCGGCGCCGACGCGGAGGGCCCCGGCTGCCCGGCCATCGTCGCCCGCCAGCTCGGCACGAAGCGCCGGCGGTGGGACACCCTGGTCGTGGAGGTCGACCCCGACGCCCTCCGGCGGCGGGCGAGCTTCGGCGCCCGCCGGCTCGACTCGGACCTGCTGGACGTGATTCCCCACGCGCCGGCCGACTGGGAGTGGTACCGGGACGCGCTCCCGGACCCCGGCTACCCCTGGCGGTACGTCCGCGAGTCCATCCACCGCGCCGACGACCGCGGCATCCTGGACGTCCGCCGGCGGAACAACCGCATCCAGATCCGCCGGAGGTGGGCCTACCCCGACTGGGTCCGGCGCATCGTCGCGGTCGAGAACAAGCCCGACCTCGACGCCAGCGCGGCCCGGGACCTCGCCGCGCAACTGGAGTACGACGTGGCGCTCGCGCTGGCCGACGAGGTGTGGGTCGCCACCCGCGCGACCGGCGAGCGCGTCGAACCCGCGCTGCTGGAGAGCGTCCCGGTGGAGGCCGGCATCCTGACGCTCGATTTCGAGACCGGGGAGGACAGCGTCGAGTGGTTCCCTCGCGGACTCGACGTCGAGGCGCCGGGCACGCGCATCCTCGAACGCGGCGAGGAGACGAAGTACGGCAGTTCGGCCTCGCGGTTCGAGTACGCCGACCCGGAGTGGAAGGCCCACAAGCGGCTGGAGATCGCCGAGCGCGCCTACGAGAAGGGGTGGCGGGCCTTCGCCGAGACGATGCGCCCGGACTGCCGGCACTTCGAGCTCCGACGCGACGGCCGGACGCTGCTGCCGTACTGCGCCGCCAAGGACTGCCACCAGACCAGTTCCGAGTGCTCGGGGTCGTGCCCGGAGTTCTCGCCGGAGCCGCCCCAGTGGCGGACCAAGGGGTGGCCCATCGAGGGCGGGCCCGGCAAGGGGATCCGGAAGCTCCTGGAGGACCGACGGGAGCGGAATCGCCCCGACTGA
- a CDS encoding DUF5797 family protein, producing the protein MTLSEEAQERLADLVELQPTKNAELQERWGLESGSEVHQYLESELKDYYYRDDNSLIRATNEANELVDVEPGVVGDEEEGAPSAIRVPELQQQVFEVVAGPDEDSESVVSVLQKLRAEYDVDPEAEDVRSALQSLRRKGVVEVVYRTVPTFKLAVERDEVEVSVSE; encoded by the coding sequence ATGACTCTCTCGGAGGAGGCACAGGAGCGACTCGCCGACCTCGTCGAGCTCCAGCCGACCAAGAACGCCGAACTGCAGGAGCGATGGGGTCTCGAGAGCGGGAGCGAGGTCCACCAGTACCTCGAGAGCGAACTCAAGGACTACTACTACCGCGACGACAACAGCCTCATCCGGGCGACCAACGAGGCCAACGAGCTCGTCGACGTCGAACCGGGCGTCGTCGGCGACGAGGAGGAGGGCGCGCCGTCGGCCATCCGGGTGCCCGAGCTCCAGCAGCAGGTGTTCGAGGTCGTCGCCGGCCCCGACGAGGACTCGGAGAGCGTGGTGTCGGTCCTCCAGAAGCTCCGCGCGGAGTACGACGTCGACCCCGAGGCCGAGGACGTGCGGTCGGCGCTCCAGTCGCTCCGCCGGAAGGGCGTCGTGGAGGTCGTCTACCGGACCGTGCCGACGTTCAAACTGGCCGTCGAGCGCGACGAGGTCGAGGTATCGGTCTCGGAGTGA
- a CDS encoding enoyl-CoA hydratase/isomerase family protein — translation MSDWETIALDYEDDVATLTVDRPDRLNALNVDTLEALDEALGEVEDERPGAVVVTGAGDDAFVAGADISYMQDLSTPEAQAYAELGHRVTNRIEQFPAPVIAAVNGYAFGGGCELALAADLRVASENAVMGQTEIDLGIIPGWGGSQRLPRLVGDEMARRLIFFGERIDAQDANEHGLVGEIVATDQLDDHVHELAADLAAKPTYALAAAKEALNQSHEMSQEAGLRYERRLWSGLFGTRDQREGMEAFLEDREPDWE, via the coding sequence ATGTCCGACTGGGAGACCATCGCGCTCGACTACGAGGACGACGTGGCGACCCTGACCGTCGACCGCCCCGACCGACTCAACGCGCTCAACGTCGACACCCTCGAAGCCCTGGACGAGGCGCTCGGCGAGGTCGAGGACGAGCGGCCGGGCGCGGTCGTCGTCACCGGCGCGGGCGACGACGCCTTCGTCGCCGGCGCGGACATCAGCTACATGCAGGACCTCTCGACGCCCGAGGCCCAGGCGTACGCCGAACTCGGCCACCGGGTCACGAACCGGATCGAGCAGTTCCCCGCACCGGTCATCGCCGCGGTCAACGGCTACGCCTTCGGCGGCGGGTGCGAGCTCGCGCTGGCGGCCGACCTCCGGGTCGCCAGCGAGAACGCGGTCATGGGTCAGACCGAGATCGATCTGGGCATCATCCCCGGCTGGGGCGGCAGCCAGCGCCTCCCCCGGCTGGTCGGCGACGAGATGGCGCGCCGCCTCATCTTCTTCGGCGAGCGCATCGACGCCCAGGACGCCAACGAGCACGGCCTCGTCGGCGAGATCGTCGCGACCGACCAGCTCGACGACCACGTCCACGAGCTCGCGGCCGACCTCGCGGCCAAGCCGACCTACGCGCTGGCGGCCGCCAAGGAGGCGCTCAACCAGTCCCACGAGATGAGCCAGGAGGCCGGCCTGCGCTACGAGCGCCGGCTCTGGAGCGGCCTGTTCGGCACCCGCGACCAGCGCGAGGGGATGGAGGCGTTCCTGGAGGACCGCGAACCGGACTGGGAGTAG